ACCGGAGAAAGGATCACCAAAACGCTTATATTTAATTTCACTAAACATAGGACAAGCGGACAATCGAGCGGAGTAGACCAAGGAGCTCTGCACCTAGATGCAACGTCGCGCGAAGCACTGTCAAGGGCACATGCTAGGAGAGGCGGCGGTCACAAGTCGCTGGAGGCTCGCACACTTACGCGGATTCTGCAAAAACTGCAGAGGGGGCAGACTTGTTGCTGCCCGTTAGGGACCTTTTCAACCTAGTGCGGAACTGCACTGGCTCCCGCAGGCCGAGCGCAGCGAAGGCTGCCAACACGCTCGGATGCGCGATAGGAGGTAATCGCATTGTCGGCTTTATGCAACAAAAGATCAAGCCATTGTAAACCTGAAGAGGTAGGTACTTACTCGGTGAGCGATGTGTAGCCCAAAGGCCGCTGTCAGGAGTGCCTCGGTCGGAGCCGGCTTTGGCGCTTCGTGATCACCAGGCGTGTCAACGCGCGCTTGTATTAGCGTGCCTATGCCATGCCTGGGTGAATATTCTGTTTTTAAGCCAGCGATGTTTTCGCCTGCCTGTGTGTCAGGCGTTTGCCCATGTAGGGGGTCTACCACTCCTTTTGAGGGCGGTATTTGCCTCCGCCAGGAGGCGGCGATGCCGATGCTTTCATGGTTGCAGCATATCCGGTGTTGTTTGGCTTCGAATGTTTTGTTTTTATTCTTGTTTTTAATGAATTTGCAGGTATTGTTTTGTAGAAATGCAGCAGAACACGGCGACCGCGGGCTGCAAGGCGCAGCTCAAGGAGCCCTGTTACTCCACCCAGCGACGAGATGCGTCCAGCAGAACGTCGACGTTAGACAGCGAGTCCTACTTCTACGATTCTTGTCCTGGAGGCGACATGTACCCTTCGGGTATGAAGAGGATCCGCAGGCTGTCCGCAGGAAGCAAGTTGTCTGCCTACTATTACATAGGTTCTGAGCTACGCGTTTGCGCTGATTGCAACAAAAAGAGCACGTCGAGGCCCGTGCTGAGGGACATCATCGACCGGAGAACCGGAGAACCCAAGGTGCTTAAAATCATATCCAAGTCGAGGCTGCCGCCTGGACCGGATGGACTCGTCAATTGGAGGATGTTGTGCGAGAAGCTGCTCAACTTCGAGCCGTGCGCGAACATCATGCGCGTTGAGCAGGTGTGGGAGTCCGAAACCAGTTTCTATGTGGTCACGGAGAAGCTGGTGGGGGGTGAGCTCTTCGAGTTCCTCCTGAAGGAGAAAGTCATTCCCGAAGATATTTGCAAGTACATCATGAAGCAGATCATCCAGGCtgtggagctgctgcataATAGGAATATGCTGCACCGCGACATAAAGCCGGAGAACATCATGTTCCGCAACCCGACCAACTCCGCACTCCCCGTGCCGGAGCGGTACGAGCTGGTTCTCATCGACTTCGATACCTGCAAAATGATGGACAACGCGAACTCAGAAAACATCGAGATCGTCAACGGGAAGAGGAGGCTCGTTGGTACCTACGGCTACCTCGCGCCGGAGATCCTGAGGGGGGAGGAGTACTCCACCGCCTCGGACATGTGGTCCATCGGCATTGTACTATACATCCTCATGACGGGAGTGCCACCGGTGTCCATGGAGAAAATGTACGACGCGAAATCGAGTCACGCCGTGCTCACGGCTGCGGAAACGAACGGAATTGATTTTAACATGCCACCGCTCATCGAGTTCCCGCTGGCCAGGGACCTGTGCCGCAGGCTCCTGAGCTTCGACAGGAACAAGCGCATCGCAAGCGCCACCGACGCCCTCGCGCATCCGTGGCTCGTGGGTCTAACCAGCATCTTCGACAGGAGACTCAAGATAAAGAACTACTCCATGGGCGGCAACTCGCAGGACCGGCGTCACGGTCCTGCTGACAGCGCGCCAGGCGGCCACATCCGCGCGCTCTTCGGCAAGAGCTCGGCCAAGGGCGGCAACCATGAAACTAGCAGCTCCAGTACCAAGGCGGAGGGCACACGCAAGATGCCCCTGCTCGAGTGCGACACTGCCGCCGAATCACCCAGAAGCAAGAAGCGTGCCTGCATGGTGAGGCAATCGCCGCAACGGCAGTGCCGAGGCTCTCCGCGACAGGATCACATAATCAGCCCCTCCGCAGCCGTAATTCTGTGCTAACAGATCAAACTAATGCAGCTGTACAGTGTCGCAGTGAAAAGCACTGTAATACAAAAACATCCATCAATAAAACGCAGTTGTTTTTTCTTTTGAAATGATACATGTGTATAGCGGCGTTGTATGGCGAAATAAGCAGTTATTCCACAAACACAGGCGCGGCTTTACGCTACCCCTGCTGACCGGCTTGATAAACCGCTCGACTTGACGGACCACCAAACGCGACCGGCAACATAAACCTGTACATCAGCCAGGCCCCAAACCGCAAGATGAAGCAATATGCAATATTGACTAAAATGTGCTAGAGATTCATTAAAAGAATTAACAGGATGTTTGGTTTCAAGTGAAACCTAATTTTGAGCGAGTTGATGAATTGAGAGATCTTCTTGTTTACTTCAAACGGTTAACATCGAGTCTAACCACCGAAACCGTAAAGGGTACGGCCCTGCCTCTTGAGGGAGTAAACAATGTCCATAGCAGTCACAGTCTTCCTGCGGGCGTGCTCGGTGTAGGTGACGGAGTCCCTGATGACGTTCTCAAGGAAGACCTTGAGCACACCACGGACCTCCTCGTAGATCAGACCGGAGATACGCTTGACACCTCCCCTACGAGCAAGACGACGGATGGCAGGCTTGGTGATACCCTGGATGTTATCACGCAAGACCTTGCGATGACGCTTGGCGCCACCCTTTCCCAAACCTTTACCACCCTTTCCGCGACCAGACATTTTCAACAAGTTCGTGGATGAGTCAGAAAAACGAGACACAGAAACTTGTGGAAAAGTGTGACTGACCACACACGGCCGCTACGCCCGACGCGAGCCCAACTGGGGATGTGCAGAAATTCCGCGTCCCCCACAGCCGCAAACGCCTACGCGACGCCTCGACGCGGGCGGTGCAGCTAGCGGTTCGGACCGAGCGGTACCCTTTCCGACGGTGTCTAGGCCCATAAATATATGCACACCGTGTTCCCGGCACATCGGCGAAGTTCCGGCTGAAAACCGTGCTGTCTACTCTACGTTTACCGAAAAATAAAACTGCGTGTTTATATGGCTGTTTATATGGTCTCCAGAAGTGGCTCGAATTCCGGGTGTTGCCACAGCCGACCCACCATGATGCCGTCGACGTTAGGCTGACGGGTGTACAGGCTGGCGTTGGAGCGGTCGACGGACCCGCCGTAAATGAAGCGGGACCGCGTTACGTTGCACTTTGCCATGCTTTTAATGCTCGTGATGGTTTCGTTGACTTCCTCGGGCGCGGCGGGGCGATCGGTGCCGACGCAGCCGCCCGGCTCGTACGCTATCACCAACCGGTCGTCGGAATCCGTTATGCCCGTGCATATGTCCTGTGAATTATTAAGTGTAACTGCTTTGTGGCTTGCCTCTAGCTGCTGGATGACGTAGTTGGTGTCGCGGCCGCCGGACTCCCCTGAGCAGCATTAGCGCTGTTTGCTCCACTGCGATGCTTACCGATACATACTATCACCTTCAAGCCGGCGGCTAGTGCGGCCTTCAGCTTGCGGTTGATGAGCTCTCTCCTCTCGTCCTGTGGCAAGTTCGCGACTCTTACACATGTGACCTACGATCCCGAGGGgtccgccgccacggcgtTCGGAGTGCCCAATTATAGTCCATTCTATGTCCATGTCCTGTTGTTGATGAGCAATGTGGGCGTTGGCAGCGACCACCTACCTTTAGAAGGCCGGCCGTCACTTCACCGGTGAACGGTCCTGCCGCCGAGGACGCTGCACTCACGTCCTGGCTGCAAACGACGCACGAAGAGCCGGCAGATTTGTACTCCGCTACCATCTCGCGCAGGAATACGGGGCATGGCGCCGTCAACAGCTACACCCAGTCATTCCGCCAATAGGCACCTACACATACCTGCACATTAGAGGGGACGCGAAGGTTGGCGAAACGCCGGATGTGGTCCGGCGCCGTAGAAGCTGTAGGGTAGCATTTCCAGTTGCATACGACCAGGGTGGAAGGAGCGCCTTCCGGCGACGTTGCGGCGGGGCCGCTCCGATGTGCGGAAAAACGGGCCGGTCGGGACGCGCTATTCAACCTTGATGGCGCGGCTCCGCCATTCTAAGCGGGTGTTAGAGTGAACAGTCAGGTCTAACCGAAAGGAAGGACGCGCTACGACGTAGGCAAGCATTAGCAGCAGTCATGGACGACACCACGCTACATCCAGACAAGCAGAAAATTAACACCAGCGAGAGTACGTGTCCGATGCGGAGCGGCGAGCTCCTCCAACAAACCATGCCAGATTTCAGCGATAAATGAACGGAGTTGGCAGCCTCGAGTCACTCCGACAGCACCCTACGTACACATCACCACAAAAGGCGGGGAAAACCTACATGTCTATGAAATTCGAAATCGATATCTGGTCGCCGTTGCCGCCGGAGCAGTAAACGTTCAAGCAGGCGTCTATTTCGGCGGGGTCAACCAGGAGGCGGCGGCCTGAAGCACATGAGAGCCCAGATGGTCGCAACAGCTACTCACCCAGCTTGTATAGCAGCGACTCGAGGTCCTTGCGACTGACCTTCTCCTGCTTGGGGAAGTGCGCTTGGAGGGACTGCGCGAgccgctggcggatgacgcCGTCGGTGTAGACCGACGTGGCGAGCGCATACAGGTCCTCCAAAATGAAGCCGCCGCGAATGTCCTCCTCTACACATCGCCCATTAGCGCACTTAGCTGGCGTAAACGTACCCATCTGGAGATAAGACAGCTCGTTACGGGTCAGCGATATGCCGATCGAGGAGAGCAGCGACTTCAGTTCCAGGAACGTCAGACTGCCCTTGCGGCGGCTGTCGAAGAGCCGAAACGCGTACTCGAGCTCTTGGCGCTGAGTGTGTGTCACAGTTGAGGTGGTGGCGGCGCCTACCCTGGCTTTGGAGAGCGCGGCGGCCGGGGCGCTCATCGCGACAGCCGGTGTAGGAGCTTCGAGACGTAGTCAGCTTGCGATGACTGCAGTCACATGATTGCCCAGATGTGTGCAAAACAAACTTCGGTCTTCAGGCGGCGCCACTCCCAATACCTCACCACGCCGACGCGGTGGCCCAACGCCTCCAGGCACCTGAGCAACGGTGAGACCAGTGAGCACGTACGTGCCGCTCTCGAAGCCGCGGCGGCGAAACTAACCTCATCTTCACACGGAGGTTGCTCATGTTGCTGGCGAACTCGATCAGTATGGCGAATTTGCGCTCGGAATCCAAAAAGGGGACCGTGAACGGGCCAACTGTCTGGCTTTCCGCGAAGTTGCTGGACGC
This genomic stretch from Babesia bigemina genome assembly Bbig001, chromosome : III harbors:
- a CDS encoding protein kinase domain containing protein, putative: MQQNTATAGCKAQLKEPCYSTQRRDASSRTSTLDSESYFYDSCPGGDMYPSGMKRIRRLSAGSKLSAYYYIGSELRVCADCNKKSTSRPVLRDIIDRRTGEPKVLKIISKSRLPPGPDGLVNWRMLCEKLLNFEPCANIMRVEQVWESETSFYVVTEKLVGGELFEFLLKEKVIPEDICKYIMKQIIQAVELLHNRNMLHRDIKPENIMFRNPTNSALPVPERYELVLIDFDTCKMMDNANSENIEIVNGKRRLVGTYGYLAPEILRGEEYSTASDMWSIGIVLYILMTGVPPVSMEKMYDAKSSHAVLTAAETNGIDFNMPPLIEFPLARDLCRRLLSFDRNKRIASATDALAHPWLVGLTSIFDRRLKIKNYSMGGNSQDRRHGPADSAPGGHIRALFGKSSAKGGNHETSSSSTKAEGTRKMPLLECDTAAESPRSKKRACMLYSVAVKSTVIQKHPSIKRSCFFF
- a CDS encoding core histone H2A/H2B/H3/H4 family protein, putative; the protein is MSGRGKGGKGLGKGGAKRHRKVLRDNIQGITKPAIRRLARRGGVKRISGLIYEEVRGVLKVFLENVIRDSVTYTEHARRKTVTAMDIVYSLKRQGRTLYGFGG
- a CDS encoding new-TRIOSEPHOSPHATE ISOMERASE, putative: MVAEYKSAGSSCVVCSQDVSAASSAAGPFTGEVTAGLLKDMDIEWTIIGHSERRGGGPLGIDERRELINRKLKAALAAGLKVIVCIGESGGRDTNYVIQQLEASHKAVTLNNSQDICTGITDSDDRLVIAYEPGGCVGTDRPAAPEEVNETITSIKSMAKCNVTRSRFIYGGSVDRSNASLYTRQPNVDGIMVGRLWQHPEFEPLLETI